A part of Gracilimonas sediminicola genomic DNA contains:
- a CDS encoding ABC transporter permease, producing MNIIRVLLRKEFLQIFRNKAMLPILFVMPVVQLLVLSFAATYELKEVDFALIDRDQSELSRELTAKFQATGYFTLKLETFDREEALDAMNAGLVKMIIHIPSEFGKDASTGKQADLQLIIDAVDGSTAGLIQSYSASILNDLNTEVLTKLNIEQAGQQIKQAKSINIIPQNWYNPNLDYITYMVPGILVVLVSMIGVFLSGMNIVREQEIGTIEQLNVTPIRKYQFMIGKLLPFWVIGMVDLLIGLALARYGFQIPFLGSLATVLVVAGIFLIVIQALGLLISTLTHTQQQAMFIAWFIMVIFILMGGLFTPIESMPEWAQQLTLANPVAYFIKIMRMVLLKGAGWKEIQFMVYTLIGMGSVLLLISINRYKKTTG from the coding sequence ATGAATATCATCCGGGTTTTACTTCGCAAAGAGTTCCTGCAGATTTTTCGTAACAAAGCGATGTTGCCTATCCTGTTTGTGATGCCGGTGGTTCAGCTCCTGGTTCTTTCCTTTGCCGCAACCTATGAGCTGAAAGAGGTTGACTTTGCCCTGATTGACAGGGATCAGTCCGAACTTTCCAGGGAGCTGACGGCGAAATTTCAGGCTACCGGCTACTTCACCCTGAAGCTGGAAACATTTGACCGGGAGGAAGCACTTGATGCTATGAATGCGGGCTTGGTTAAGATGATCATTCACATTCCTTCTGAATTTGGAAAGGATGCCTCAACCGGAAAGCAGGCAGATCTGCAGCTGATAATTGACGCTGTGGACGGCAGTACGGCCGGTCTTATTCAATCATACAGTGCATCTATCCTGAATGATCTGAACACCGAAGTTTTGACTAAGCTAAATATTGAACAGGCGGGGCAGCAGATTAAACAAGCCAAATCAATAAATATCATCCCCCAAAACTGGTACAATCCGAACCTGGATTATATAACCTATATGGTGCCGGGCATTTTGGTGGTGCTTGTTTCCATGATCGGCGTGTTTTTATCGGGGATGAATATTGTCCGGGAACAGGAGATTGGAACCATTGAACAGCTGAATGTAACACCCATCCGCAAATACCAGTTTATGATCGGGAAGCTGCTTCCATTCTGGGTGATTGGAATGGTGGATTTACTCATTGGCCTGGCCCTGGCCCGCTATGGTTTTCAGATTCCTTTTTTGGGTAGCCTTGCAACGGTGCTGGTGGTAGCGGGGATCTTTTTGATTGTTATTCAAGCGCTTGGACTTCTTATTTCAACGCTGACCCACACCCAGCAGCAGGCTATGTTTATTGCCTGGTTCATTATGGTCATTTTTATACTGATGGGCGGATTGTTCACTCCCATTGAAAGCATGCCGGAGTGGGCACAACAGCTGACACTGGCTAACCCGGTGGCTTATTTCATTAAGATTATGCGGATGGTGTTATTGAAGGGGGCCGGCTGGAAAGAAATTCAGTTTATGGTTTATACACTGATCGGGATGGGTAGTGTGTTGCTGCTGATCTCCATCAATCGCTATAAGAAAACGACGGGCTGA